In Phyllopteryx taeniolatus isolate TA_2022b chromosome 6, UOR_Ptae_1.2, whole genome shotgun sequence, one genomic interval encodes:
- the cd79a gene encoding B-cell antigen receptor complex-associated protein alpha chain, producing MYPRSLIRKMARIHCIFFICCLAVFPTRAKVSLEVDRPWLRVQLAHRAVLECCYQTDAASVQTAWLMHGQPTDGTAVPVPVPVSDRVSSGYTTNARVTCGTLTFAEVKLADSGLYRCWFNITGIFTPGTYLQIYEPLKKTINLSEKTKDSILMAEGMLLFLCVLVPSAMLLRKSMQLQALQQRKAKREEENIYQGLNLDDCDKPAGLYHDLVAIVQEEIHLENP from the exons ATGTATCCAAGATCTTTAATACGCAAGATGGCCAGAATccactgcatttttttcatctgcTGCCTGGCCG TGTTCCCTACCAGGGCGAAGGTGTCCTTGGAGGTGGACAGGCCTTGGCTGAGAGTCCAGCTCGCCCACAGGGCCGTGCTGGAGTGCTGCTACCAGACCGACGCGGCCTCGGTCCAAACCGCTTGGCTCATGCACGGCCAGCCCACCGACGGCACCGCTGTCCCGGTTCCGGTCCCCGTGTCAGACCGGGTGAGCTCAGGCTACACGACGAACGCCAGGGTCACCTGCGGGACCCTGACTTTTGCGGAGGTGAAGTTGGCCGATTCGGGTCTGTACCGATGCTGGTTCAACATCACTGGCATTTTCACGCCTGGCACCTACCTGCAAATCTACG AGCCGCTGAAGAAGACGATAAACCTCAGCGAAAAGACCAAAGACAGCATCTTGATGGCCGAGGGAATGTTACTTTTTCTGTGTGTCCTGGTGCCTTCGGCCATGCTCCTGCGCAAG TCCATGCAACTCCAAGCACTTCAGCAGAGGAAGGCAAAGAGGGAAGAGGAGAACATCTATCAG GGCCTCAATCTGGATGACTGTGACAAGCCAGCGGGCCTCTACCACGATCTGGTTGCCATTGTGCAGGAAGAAATCCACCTGGAGAACCCATAA